The Vidua macroura isolate BioBank_ID:100142 chromosome 27, ASM2450914v1, whole genome shotgun sequence genome includes a window with the following:
- the MAPT gene encoding microtubule-associated protein tau isoform X7 → MYQGSGTPEGSSELWDQGGREGLAGAGGTGGHKDGPSPLCARTPIKEDSGGRERDEDRDIDETSGQGLPSLVDQRVSLGPEKGSCPAAAQETREEYDGENKSKGVLRDTPGEALLVEAESHKAGEDQEEKRELLGGEGGPDTTLSEPSGSVSQKEAEPREGEDSGPVLETAKLPAEVEDDVKKVDEGAPLGEAVPDAGGRRTPRRKPGGLAADKASRVPLLKGRVDKEGTEADEKKPKKSSPCPAKPPGSMPPLRHAAPPKAPSSPASASKPACPATPRPASTGVQGTKAKGPEARGGSKTGTARAGQAQRNSTNATRIPAKTPTAPKTPPSSGRKEQKKPPPAAAKTEKGEQPKSGDRSGYSSPGSPGTPGSRSRTPSLPTPPAREPKKVAVVRTPPKSPASAKTRVQPSAAPMPDLKNVKSKIGSTDNLKHQPGGGKVQIVYKPVDLSHVTSKCGSLGNIHHKPGGGQVEVKSEKLDFKDKVQSKIGSLDNISHVPGGGNKKIETHKLTFRENAKAKTDHGAEIVYKSPTISGDASPRRLSNVSSTGSINLVDSPQLATLADEVSASLAKQGL, encoded by the exons ATGTACCAAGGCTCTGGAACCCCCGAAGGCAGCAGTGAGCTGTGGGACCAGGGAGGCAGAGAaggcctggcaggagcaggtggcacaggtggccACAAAGATGGACCATCTCCTTTGTGTGCCAGAACCCCGATAAAAGAAGATTCCGGCGGACGGGAGAGGGATGAGGACCGGGATATTGATGAAACTTCAGGGCAGGGTTTGCCTTCCCTTGTGGATCAGCGTGTTTCTCTGGGACCTGAAAAGGGCTCGtgtccagcagctgcccaggagaCTCGTGAAGAATATGATGGAGAAAACAAGTCCAAAGGTGTCCTCAGAGACACTCCAGGAGAGGCACTTCTGGTTGAAGCTGAGTCACATAAAGCAGGAGAGGACCAAGAGGAGAAGCGAGAGCTGCTGGGGGGAGAAGGAGGTCCAGACACCACCCTATCAGAGCCTTCTGGAAGTGTCTCCCAAAAAGAGGCTGAGCCCAGGGAGGGAGAAGATTCTGGGCCCGTGCTAGAAACAGCCAAACTCCCTGCTGAGGTAGAAGATGACGTGAAGAAGGTGGATGAAGGTGCTCCTTTGGGAGAGGCTGTGCCGGACGCAGGGGGCCGCCGGACGCCCAGGAGGAAGCCCGGTGGGCTGGCTGCAGACAAGGCCAGTCGTGTGCCTCTGCTCAAAG GTCGTGTTGACAAGGAAGGGACCGAAGCTGATGAAAAGAAACCCAAG AAATCCTCACCTTGCCCTGCCAAACCCCCCGGCTCCATGCCCCCCCTCCGGCACGCAGCCCCTCCGAAAGcaccctccagccctgcctctgcctccAAACCAGCCTGTCCTGCCACCCCCCGGCCTGCCAGCACAGGAGTGCAGGGAACAAAAGCCAAG ggcccgGAGGCGAGGGGTGGCTCCAAGACGGGCACGGCGCGCGCGGGGCAGGCGCAGAGGAACTCTACCAACGCCACCCGCATCCCGGCCAAGACCCCCACGGCCCCCAAGACCCCTCCCAGCTCCG gcagaaaggagcagaaaaagccacctcctgcagcagcaaagacTGAGAAAG GTGAGCAGCCCAAGTCTGGAGACAGAAGCGGTTACAGCAGTCCCGGCTCCCCCGGGACTCCAGGCAGCCGTTCCCGCACCCCCTCTCTGCCCACCCCACCAGCCAGGGAGCCCAAGAAGGTGGCAGTGGTTCGCACCCCCCCGAAATCTCCCGCCTCTGCCAAGACCCGCGTCCAGCCCTCGGCCGCGCCCATGCCCGACCTGAAAAACGTCAAGTCCAAAATCGGCTCCACTGACAACCTGAAGCACCAGCCCGGAGGTGGCAAG GTGCAAATCGTTTACAAGCCAGTCGACCTGAGCCACGTGACATCCAAATGTGGTTCCCTGGGCAACATCCACCACAAACCAG GTGGTGGCCAGGTGGAGGTGAAATCTGAGAAACTGGACTTCAAAGATAAGGTGCAGTCGAAAATCGGGTCCCTAGATAACATCAGCCACGTCCCTGGAGGAGGCAATAAAAAG ATTGAGACTCACAAGCTGACCTTCCGCGAGAACGCCAAAGCCAAGACCGACCACGGCGCCGAAATCGTCTACAAGTCCCCGACCATCTCCGGAGATGCCTCCCCGCGCCGCCTTAGCAACGTCTCCTCCACCGGCAGCATCAACCTGGTGGACTCCCCCCAGCTGGCCACGCTAGCCGACGAGGTGTCCGCCTCGCTGGCCAAGCAGGGCTTGTGA
- the MAPT gene encoding microtubule-associated protein tau isoform X13 has product MMEDHAPGQEKHFSSAEEAGVGATPNLEDHAAGDATQGRVDKEGTEADEKKPKKSSPCPAKPPGSMPPLRHAAPPKAPSSPASASKPACPATPRPASTGVQGTKAKGPEARGGSKTGTARAGQAQRNSTNATRIPAKTPTAPKTPPSSGRKEQKKPPPAAAKTEKGEQPKSGDRSGYSSPGSPGTPGSRSRTPSLPTPPAREPKKVAVVRTPPKSPASAKTRVQPSAAPMPDLKNVKSKIGSTDNLKHQPGGGKVQIINKKLDFSSVQSKCGSKDNIKHIPGGGSVQIINKKLDFSSVQSRCGSKDNIKHIPGGGSVQIVYKPVDLSHVTSKCGSLGNIHHKPGGGQVEVKSEKLDFKDKVQSKIGSLDNISHVPGGGNKKIETHKLTFRENAKAKTDHGAEIVYKSPTISGDASPRRLSNVSSTGSINLVDSPQLATLADEVSASLAKQGL; this is encoded by the exons CTGAAGAGGCGGGCGTAGGAGCCACTCCCAACCTGGAGGACCACGCTGCAGGAGATGCCACTCAAG GTCGTGTTGACAAGGAAGGGACCGAAGCTGATGAAAAGAAACCCAAG AAATCCTCACCTTGCCCTGCCAAACCCCCCGGCTCCATGCCCCCCCTCCGGCACGCAGCCCCTCCGAAAGcaccctccagccctgcctctgcctccAAACCAGCCTGTCCTGCCACCCCCCGGCCTGCCAGCACAGGAGTGCAGGGAACAAAAGCCAAG ggcccgGAGGCGAGGGGTGGCTCCAAGACGGGCACGGCGCGCGCGGGGCAGGCGCAGAGGAACTCTACCAACGCCACCCGCATCCCGGCCAAGACCCCCACGGCCCCCAAGACCCCTCCCAGCTCCG gcagaaaggagcagaaaaagccacctcctgcagcagcaaagacTGAGAAAG GTGAGCAGCCCAAGTCTGGAGACAGAAGCGGTTACAGCAGTCCCGGCTCCCCCGGGACTCCAGGCAGCCGTTCCCGCACCCCCTCTCTGCCCACCCCACCAGCCAGGGAGCCCAAGAAGGTGGCAGTGGTTCGCACCCCCCCGAAATCTCCCGCCTCTGCCAAGACCCGCGTCCAGCCCTCGGCCGCGCCCATGCCCGACCTGAAAAACGTCAAGTCCAAAATCGGCTCCACTGACAACCTGAAGCACCAGCCCGGAGGTGGCAAG GTGCAGATAATTAATAAGAAGCTGGACTTTAGCAGCGTTCAATCCAAGTGTGGCTCAAAGGATAATATCAAACACATCCCGGGCGGAGGCAGT GTGCAGATAATTAATAAGAAGCTGGACTTTAGCAGCGTTCAATCCAGGTGTGGCTCAAAGGATAATATCAAACACATCCCGGGCGGAGGCAGT GTGCAAATCGTTTACAAGCCAGTCGACCTGAGCCACGTGACATCCAAATGTGGTTCCCTGGGCAACATCCACCACAAACCAG GTGGTGGCCAGGTGGAGGTGAAATCTGAGAAACTGGACTTCAAAGATAAGGTGCAGTCGAAAATCGGGTCCCTAGATAACATCAGCCACGTCCCTGGAGGAGGCAATAAAAAG ATTGAGACTCACAAGCTGACCTTCCGCGAGAACGCCAAAGCCAAGACCGACCACGGCGCCGAAATCGTCTACAAGTCCCCGACCATCTCCGGAGATGCCTCCCCGCGCCGCCTTAGCAACGTCTCCTCCACCGGCAGCATCAACCTGGTGGACTCCCCCCAGCTGGCCACGCTAGCCGACGAGGTGTCCGCCTCGCTGGCCAAGCAGGGCTTGTGA
- the MAPT gene encoding microtubule-associated protein tau isoform X12 produces the protein MMEDHAPGQEKHFSSGYPLQIPVDDGSDEPVSETSDAKSTPTTEDATAPLVEEGDHEDQGGAEQHGEIPEGTTAEEAGVGATPNLEDHAAGDATQGRVDKEGTEADEKKPKGPEARGGSKTGTARAGQAQRNSTNATRIPAKTPTAPKTPPSSGRKEQKKPPPAAAKTEKGEQPKSGDRSGYSSPGSPGTPGSRSRTPSLPTPPAREPKKVAVVRTPPKSPASAKTRVQPSAAPMPDLKNVKSKIGSTDNLKHQPGGGKVQIINKKLDFSSVQSKCGSKDNIKHIPGGGSVQIINKKLDFSSVQSRCGSKDNIKHIPGGGSVQIVYKPVDLSHVTSKCGSLGNIHHKPGGGQVEVKSEKLDFKDKVQSKIGSLDNISHVPGGGNKKIETHKLTFRENAKAKTDHGAEIVYKSPTISGDASPRRLSNVSSTGSINLVDSPQLATLADEVSASLAKQGL, from the exons ATGCCACAGCACCTTTAGTGGAGGAAGGAGACCACGAGGATCAGGGTGGTGCGGAACAGCACGGGGAGATCCCAGAAGGAACCACAG CTGAAGAGGCGGGCGTAGGAGCCACTCCCAACCTGGAGGACCACGCTGCAGGAGATGCCACTCAAG GTCGTGTTGACAAGGAAGGGACCGAAGCTGATGAAAAGAAACCCAAG ggcccgGAGGCGAGGGGTGGCTCCAAGACGGGCACGGCGCGCGCGGGGCAGGCGCAGAGGAACTCTACCAACGCCACCCGCATCCCGGCCAAGACCCCCACGGCCCCCAAGACCCCTCCCAGCTCCG gcagaaaggagcagaaaaagccacctcctgcagcagcaaagacTGAGAAAG GTGAGCAGCCCAAGTCTGGAGACAGAAGCGGTTACAGCAGTCCCGGCTCCCCCGGGACTCCAGGCAGCCGTTCCCGCACCCCCTCTCTGCCCACCCCACCAGCCAGGGAGCCCAAGAAGGTGGCAGTGGTTCGCACCCCCCCGAAATCTCCCGCCTCTGCCAAGACCCGCGTCCAGCCCTCGGCCGCGCCCATGCCCGACCTGAAAAACGTCAAGTCCAAAATCGGCTCCACTGACAACCTGAAGCACCAGCCCGGAGGTGGCAAG GTGCAGATAATTAATAAGAAGCTGGACTTTAGCAGCGTTCAATCCAAGTGTGGCTCAAAGGATAATATCAAACACATCCCGGGCGGAGGCAGT GTGCAGATAATTAATAAGAAGCTGGACTTTAGCAGCGTTCAATCCAGGTGTGGCTCAAAGGATAATATCAAACACATCCCGGGCGGAGGCAGT GTGCAAATCGTTTACAAGCCAGTCGACCTGAGCCACGTGACATCCAAATGTGGTTCCCTGGGCAACATCCACCACAAACCAG GTGGTGGCCAGGTGGAGGTGAAATCTGAGAAACTGGACTTCAAAGATAAGGTGCAGTCGAAAATCGGGTCCCTAGATAACATCAGCCACGTCCCTGGAGGAGGCAATAAAAAG ATTGAGACTCACAAGCTGACCTTCCGCGAGAACGCCAAAGCCAAGACCGACCACGGCGCCGAAATCGTCTACAAGTCCCCGACCATCTCCGGAGATGCCTCCCCGCGCCGCCTTAGCAACGTCTCCTCCACCGGCAGCATCAACCTGGTGGACTCCCCCCAGCTGGCCACGCTAGCCGACGAGGTGTCCGCCTCGCTGGCCAAGCAGGGCTTGTGA
- the MAPT gene encoding microtubule-associated protein tau isoform X9: MMEDHAPGQEKHFSSGYPLQIPVDDGSDEPVSETSDAKSTPTTEDATAPLVEEGDHEDQGGAEQHGEIPEGTTAEEAGVGATPNLEDHAAGDATQGRVDKEGTEADEKKPKKSSPCPAKPPGSMPPLRHAAPPKAPSSPASASKPACPATPRPASTGVQGTKAKGPEARGGSKTGTARAGQAQRNSTNATRIPAKTPTAPKTPPSSGRKEQKKPPPAAAKTEKGEQPKSGDRSGYSSPGSPGTPGSRSRTPSLPTPPAREPKKVAVVRTPPKSPASAKTRVQPSAAPMPDLKNVKSKIGSTDNLKHQPGGGKVQIINKKLDFSSVQSKCGSKDNIKHIPGGGSVQIINKKLDFSSVQSRCGSKDNIKHIPGGGSVQIVYKPVDLSHVTSKCGSLGNIHHKPGGGQVEVKSEKLDFKDKVQSKIGSLDNISHVPGGGNKKIETHKLTFRENAKAKTDHGAEIVYKSPTISGDASPRRLSNVSSTGSINLVDSPQLATLADEVSASLAKQGL, encoded by the exons ATGCCACAGCACCTTTAGTGGAGGAAGGAGACCACGAGGATCAGGGTGGTGCGGAACAGCACGGGGAGATCCCAGAAGGAACCACAG CTGAAGAGGCGGGCGTAGGAGCCACTCCCAACCTGGAGGACCACGCTGCAGGAGATGCCACTCAAG GTCGTGTTGACAAGGAAGGGACCGAAGCTGATGAAAAGAAACCCAAG AAATCCTCACCTTGCCCTGCCAAACCCCCCGGCTCCATGCCCCCCCTCCGGCACGCAGCCCCTCCGAAAGcaccctccagccctgcctctgcctccAAACCAGCCTGTCCTGCCACCCCCCGGCCTGCCAGCACAGGAGTGCAGGGAACAAAAGCCAAG ggcccgGAGGCGAGGGGTGGCTCCAAGACGGGCACGGCGCGCGCGGGGCAGGCGCAGAGGAACTCTACCAACGCCACCCGCATCCCGGCCAAGACCCCCACGGCCCCCAAGACCCCTCCCAGCTCCG gcagaaaggagcagaaaaagccacctcctgcagcagcaaagacTGAGAAAG GTGAGCAGCCCAAGTCTGGAGACAGAAGCGGTTACAGCAGTCCCGGCTCCCCCGGGACTCCAGGCAGCCGTTCCCGCACCCCCTCTCTGCCCACCCCACCAGCCAGGGAGCCCAAGAAGGTGGCAGTGGTTCGCACCCCCCCGAAATCTCCCGCCTCTGCCAAGACCCGCGTCCAGCCCTCGGCCGCGCCCATGCCCGACCTGAAAAACGTCAAGTCCAAAATCGGCTCCACTGACAACCTGAAGCACCAGCCCGGAGGTGGCAAG GTGCAGATAATTAATAAGAAGCTGGACTTTAGCAGCGTTCAATCCAAGTGTGGCTCAAAGGATAATATCAAACACATCCCGGGCGGAGGCAGT GTGCAGATAATTAATAAGAAGCTGGACTTTAGCAGCGTTCAATCCAGGTGTGGCTCAAAGGATAATATCAAACACATCCCGGGCGGAGGCAGT GTGCAAATCGTTTACAAGCCAGTCGACCTGAGCCACGTGACATCCAAATGTGGTTCCCTGGGCAACATCCACCACAAACCAG GTGGTGGCCAGGTGGAGGTGAAATCTGAGAAACTGGACTTCAAAGATAAGGTGCAGTCGAAAATCGGGTCCCTAGATAACATCAGCCACGTCCCTGGAGGAGGCAATAAAAAG ATTGAGACTCACAAGCTGACCTTCCGCGAGAACGCCAAAGCCAAGACCGACCACGGCGCCGAAATCGTCTACAAGTCCCCGACCATCTCCGGAGATGCCTCCCCGCGCCGCCTTAGCAACGTCTCCTCCACCGGCAGCATCAACCTGGTGGACTCCCCCCAGCTGGCCACGCTAGCCGACGAGGTGTCCGCCTCGCTGGCCAAGCAGGGCTTGTGA
- the MAPT gene encoding microtubule-associated protein tau isoform X11 → MMEDHAPGQEKHFSSDATAPLVEEGDHEDQGGAEQHGEIPEGTTAEEAGVGATPNLEDHAAGDATQGRVDKEGTEADEKKPKKSSPCPAKPPGSMPPLRHAAPPKAPSSPASASKPACPATPRPASTGVQGTKAKGPEARGGSKTGTARAGQAQRNSTNATRIPAKTPTAPKTPPSSGRKEQKKPPPAAAKTEKGEQPKSGDRSGYSSPGSPGTPGSRSRTPSLPTPPAREPKKVAVVRTPPKSPASAKTRVQPSAAPMPDLKNVKSKIGSTDNLKHQPGGGKVQIINKKLDFSSVQSKCGSKDNIKHIPGGGSVQIINKKLDFSSVQSRCGSKDNIKHIPGGGSVQIVYKPVDLSHVTSKCGSLGNIHHKPGGGQVEVKSEKLDFKDKVQSKIGSLDNISHVPGGGNKKIETHKLTFRENAKAKTDHGAEIVYKSPTISGDASPRRLSNVSSTGSINLVDSPQLATLADEVSASLAKQGL, encoded by the exons ATGCCACAGCACCTTTAGTGGAGGAAGGAGACCACGAGGATCAGGGTGGTGCGGAACAGCACGGGGAGATCCCAGAAGGAACCACAG CTGAAGAGGCGGGCGTAGGAGCCACTCCCAACCTGGAGGACCACGCTGCAGGAGATGCCACTCAAG GTCGTGTTGACAAGGAAGGGACCGAAGCTGATGAAAAGAAACCCAAG AAATCCTCACCTTGCCCTGCCAAACCCCCCGGCTCCATGCCCCCCCTCCGGCACGCAGCCCCTCCGAAAGcaccctccagccctgcctctgcctccAAACCAGCCTGTCCTGCCACCCCCCGGCCTGCCAGCACAGGAGTGCAGGGAACAAAAGCCAAG ggcccgGAGGCGAGGGGTGGCTCCAAGACGGGCACGGCGCGCGCGGGGCAGGCGCAGAGGAACTCTACCAACGCCACCCGCATCCCGGCCAAGACCCCCACGGCCCCCAAGACCCCTCCCAGCTCCG gcagaaaggagcagaaaaagccacctcctgcagcagcaaagacTGAGAAAG GTGAGCAGCCCAAGTCTGGAGACAGAAGCGGTTACAGCAGTCCCGGCTCCCCCGGGACTCCAGGCAGCCGTTCCCGCACCCCCTCTCTGCCCACCCCACCAGCCAGGGAGCCCAAGAAGGTGGCAGTGGTTCGCACCCCCCCGAAATCTCCCGCCTCTGCCAAGACCCGCGTCCAGCCCTCGGCCGCGCCCATGCCCGACCTGAAAAACGTCAAGTCCAAAATCGGCTCCACTGACAACCTGAAGCACCAGCCCGGAGGTGGCAAG GTGCAGATAATTAATAAGAAGCTGGACTTTAGCAGCGTTCAATCCAAGTGTGGCTCAAAGGATAATATCAAACACATCCCGGGCGGAGGCAGT GTGCAGATAATTAATAAGAAGCTGGACTTTAGCAGCGTTCAATCCAGGTGTGGCTCAAAGGATAATATCAAACACATCCCGGGCGGAGGCAGT GTGCAAATCGTTTACAAGCCAGTCGACCTGAGCCACGTGACATCCAAATGTGGTTCCCTGGGCAACATCCACCACAAACCAG GTGGTGGCCAGGTGGAGGTGAAATCTGAGAAACTGGACTTCAAAGATAAGGTGCAGTCGAAAATCGGGTCCCTAGATAACATCAGCCACGTCCCTGGAGGAGGCAATAAAAAG ATTGAGACTCACAAGCTGACCTTCCGCGAGAACGCCAAAGCCAAGACCGACCACGGCGCCGAAATCGTCTACAAGTCCCCGACCATCTCCGGAGATGCCTCCCCGCGCCGCCTTAGCAACGTCTCCTCCACCGGCAGCATCAACCTGGTGGACTCCCCCCAGCTGGCCACGCTAGCCGACGAGGTGTCCGCCTCGCTGGCCAAGCAGGGCTTGTGA
- the MAPT gene encoding microtubule-associated protein tau isoform X10 — protein sequence MMEDHAPGQEKHFSSGYPLQIPVDDGSDEPVSETSDAKSTPTTEAEEAGVGATPNLEDHAAGDATQGRVDKEGTEADEKKPKKSSPCPAKPPGSMPPLRHAAPPKAPSSPASASKPACPATPRPASTGVQGTKAKGPEARGGSKTGTARAGQAQRNSTNATRIPAKTPTAPKTPPSSGRKEQKKPPPAAAKTEKGEQPKSGDRSGYSSPGSPGTPGSRSRTPSLPTPPAREPKKVAVVRTPPKSPASAKTRVQPSAAPMPDLKNVKSKIGSTDNLKHQPGGGKVQIINKKLDFSSVQSKCGSKDNIKHIPGGGSVQIINKKLDFSSVQSRCGSKDNIKHIPGGGSVQIVYKPVDLSHVTSKCGSLGNIHHKPGGGQVEVKSEKLDFKDKVQSKIGSLDNISHVPGGGNKKIETHKLTFRENAKAKTDHGAEIVYKSPTISGDASPRRLSNVSSTGSINLVDSPQLATLADEVSASLAKQGL from the exons CTGAAGAGGCGGGCGTAGGAGCCACTCCCAACCTGGAGGACCACGCTGCAGGAGATGCCACTCAAG GTCGTGTTGACAAGGAAGGGACCGAAGCTGATGAAAAGAAACCCAAG AAATCCTCACCTTGCCCTGCCAAACCCCCCGGCTCCATGCCCCCCCTCCGGCACGCAGCCCCTCCGAAAGcaccctccagccctgcctctgcctccAAACCAGCCTGTCCTGCCACCCCCCGGCCTGCCAGCACAGGAGTGCAGGGAACAAAAGCCAAG ggcccgGAGGCGAGGGGTGGCTCCAAGACGGGCACGGCGCGCGCGGGGCAGGCGCAGAGGAACTCTACCAACGCCACCCGCATCCCGGCCAAGACCCCCACGGCCCCCAAGACCCCTCCCAGCTCCG gcagaaaggagcagaaaaagccacctcctgcagcagcaaagacTGAGAAAG GTGAGCAGCCCAAGTCTGGAGACAGAAGCGGTTACAGCAGTCCCGGCTCCCCCGGGACTCCAGGCAGCCGTTCCCGCACCCCCTCTCTGCCCACCCCACCAGCCAGGGAGCCCAAGAAGGTGGCAGTGGTTCGCACCCCCCCGAAATCTCCCGCCTCTGCCAAGACCCGCGTCCAGCCCTCGGCCGCGCCCATGCCCGACCTGAAAAACGTCAAGTCCAAAATCGGCTCCACTGACAACCTGAAGCACCAGCCCGGAGGTGGCAAG GTGCAGATAATTAATAAGAAGCTGGACTTTAGCAGCGTTCAATCCAAGTGTGGCTCAAAGGATAATATCAAACACATCCCGGGCGGAGGCAGT GTGCAGATAATTAATAAGAAGCTGGACTTTAGCAGCGTTCAATCCAGGTGTGGCTCAAAGGATAATATCAAACACATCCCGGGCGGAGGCAGT GTGCAAATCGTTTACAAGCCAGTCGACCTGAGCCACGTGACATCCAAATGTGGTTCCCTGGGCAACATCCACCACAAACCAG GTGGTGGCCAGGTGGAGGTGAAATCTGAGAAACTGGACTTCAAAGATAAGGTGCAGTCGAAAATCGGGTCCCTAGATAACATCAGCCACGTCCCTGGAGGAGGCAATAAAAAG ATTGAGACTCACAAGCTGACCTTCCGCGAGAACGCCAAAGCCAAGACCGACCACGGCGCCGAAATCGTCTACAAGTCCCCGACCATCTCCGGAGATGCCTCCCCGCGCCGCCTTAGCAACGTCTCCTCCACCGGCAGCATCAACCTGGTGGACTCCCCCCAGCTGGCCACGCTAGCCGACGAGGTGTCCGCCTCGCTGGCCAAGCAGGGCTTGTGA
- the MAPT gene encoding microtubule-associated protein tau isoform X4 gives MYQGSGTPEGSSELWDQGGREGLAGAGGTGGHKDGPSPLCARTPIKEDSGGRERDEDRDIDETSGQGLPSLVDQRVSLGPEKGSCPAAAQETREEYDGENKSKGVLRDTPGEALLVEAESHKAGEDQEEKRELLGGEGGPDTTLSEPSGSVSQKEAEPREGEDSGPVLETAKLPAEVEDDVKKVDEGAPLGEAVPDAGGRRTPRRKPGGLAADKASRVPLLKGRVDKEGTEADEKKPKKSSPCPAKPPGSMPPLRHAAPPKAPSSPASASKPACPATPRPASTGVQGTKAKGPEARGGSKTGTARAGQAQRNSTNATRIPAKTPTAPKTPPSSGRKEQKKPPPAAAKTEKAREPKKVAVVRTPPKSPASAKTRVQPSAAPMPDLKNVKSKIGSTDNLKHQPGGGKVQIINKKLDFSSVQSKCGSKDNIKHIPGGGSVQIINKKLDFSSVQSRCGSKDNIKHIPGGGSVQIVYKPVDLSHVTSKCGSLGNIHHKPGGGQVEVKSEKLDFKDKVQSKIGSLDNISHVPGGGNKKIETHKLTFRENAKAKTDHGAEIVYKSPTISGDASPRRLSNVSSTGSINLVDSPQLATLADEVSASLAKQGL, from the exons ATGTACCAAGGCTCTGGAACCCCCGAAGGCAGCAGTGAGCTGTGGGACCAGGGAGGCAGAGAaggcctggcaggagcaggtggcacaggtggccACAAAGATGGACCATCTCCTTTGTGTGCCAGAACCCCGATAAAAGAAGATTCCGGCGGACGGGAGAGGGATGAGGACCGGGATATTGATGAAACTTCAGGGCAGGGTTTGCCTTCCCTTGTGGATCAGCGTGTTTCTCTGGGACCTGAAAAGGGCTCGtgtccagcagctgcccaggagaCTCGTGAAGAATATGATGGAGAAAACAAGTCCAAAGGTGTCCTCAGAGACACTCCAGGAGAGGCACTTCTGGTTGAAGCTGAGTCACATAAAGCAGGAGAGGACCAAGAGGAGAAGCGAGAGCTGCTGGGGGGAGAAGGAGGTCCAGACACCACCCTATCAGAGCCTTCTGGAAGTGTCTCCCAAAAAGAGGCTGAGCCCAGGGAGGGAGAAGATTCTGGGCCCGTGCTAGAAACAGCCAAACTCCCTGCTGAGGTAGAAGATGACGTGAAGAAGGTGGATGAAGGTGCTCCTTTGGGAGAGGCTGTGCCGGACGCAGGGGGCCGCCGGACGCCCAGGAGGAAGCCCGGTGGGCTGGCTGCAGACAAGGCCAGTCGTGTGCCTCTGCTCAAAG GTCGTGTTGACAAGGAAGGGACCGAAGCTGATGAAAAGAAACCCAAG AAATCCTCACCTTGCCCTGCCAAACCCCCCGGCTCCATGCCCCCCCTCCGGCACGCAGCCCCTCCGAAAGcaccctccagccctgcctctgcctccAAACCAGCCTGTCCTGCCACCCCCCGGCCTGCCAGCACAGGAGTGCAGGGAACAAAAGCCAAG ggcccgGAGGCGAGGGGTGGCTCCAAGACGGGCACGGCGCGCGCGGGGCAGGCGCAGAGGAACTCTACCAACGCCACCCGCATCCCGGCCAAGACCCCCACGGCCCCCAAGACCCCTCCCAGCTCCG gcagaaaggagcagaaaaagccacctcctgcagcagcaaagacTGAGAAAG CCAGGGAGCCCAAGAAGGTGGCAGTGGTTCGCACCCCCCCGAAATCTCCCGCCTCTGCCAAGACCCGCGTCCAGCCCTCGGCCGCGCCCATGCCCGACCTGAAAAACGTCAAGTCCAAAATCGGCTCCACTGACAACCTGAAGCACCAGCCCGGAGGTGGCAAG GTGCAGATAATTAATAAGAAGCTGGACTTTAGCAGCGTTCAATCCAAGTGTGGCTCAAAGGATAATATCAAACACATCCCGGGCGGAGGCAGT GTGCAGATAATTAATAAGAAGCTGGACTTTAGCAGCGTTCAATCCAGGTGTGGCTCAAAGGATAATATCAAACACATCCCGGGCGGAGGCAGT GTGCAAATCGTTTACAAGCCAGTCGACCTGAGCCACGTGACATCCAAATGTGGTTCCCTGGGCAACATCCACCACAAACCAG GTGGTGGCCAGGTGGAGGTGAAATCTGAGAAACTGGACTTCAAAGATAAGGTGCAGTCGAAAATCGGGTCCCTAGATAACATCAGCCACGTCCCTGGAGGAGGCAATAAAAAG ATTGAGACTCACAAGCTGACCTTCCGCGAGAACGCCAAAGCCAAGACCGACCACGGCGCCGAAATCGTCTACAAGTCCCCGACCATCTCCGGAGATGCCTCCCCGCGCCGCCTTAGCAACGTCTCCTCCACCGGCAGCATCAACCTGGTGGACTCCCCCCAGCTGGCCACGCTAGCCGACGAGGTGTCCGCCTCGCTGGCCAAGCAGGGCTTGTGA